Proteins found in one Phoenicibacter congonensis genomic segment:
- a CDS encoding histidine kinase → MANYSRQIDTQKLNKEEDERAALIEEMLSLSSAMVEALRFGYDENSAELICSMLLPYTNADAISITDKENVLAYVGFLQEDYPQGCQIRTKVTHQVLKDGMSRTVLNEDEIGFPAARHKINAAIVEPLIVSRNAIGVLKFYFKSATQVNKSQRMIAKGFSRLISTQIAAHETEHQRELNTLMELKVLQSQINPHFLFNTINTITSLTRTNPEKAREMLRDFAGFYRAALEQDAETISLGKELENTRRYVGLQQMRFGEDRLIYKEDVDEELFTRFYLPPFLFQPIVENSILHAMPMQGPMTIRIVAEKKDKNLLICISDDGKGMPQELADKLFHSTEKDRQSAGLGMALKNVNSRVVGYFGRRGNIKVKSEVGKGTTTTFIFPFSLTA, encoded by the coding sequence TTGGCTAACTATAGTAGACAAATTGATACCCAAAAGCTCAATAAAGAGGAAGATGAACGCGCGGCTTTAATTGAAGAAATGTTGTCGTTGTCTTCTGCAATGGTTGAAGCACTCCGTTTTGGATATGACGAAAATTCAGCGGAACTCATCTGCAGTATGCTGTTGCCCTACACTAACGCTGATGCAATCTCGATTACCGATAAAGAAAATGTTTTGGCCTATGTTGGTTTTTTGCAGGAAGACTATCCGCAAGGGTGCCAAATTCGAACGAAAGTAACACACCAAGTTTTAAAAGATGGCATGAGCCGAACTGTTCTTAATGAGGATGAAATTGGTTTTCCTGCCGCAAGACACAAAATTAACGCTGCCATTGTTGAACCTTTGATTGTTAGTCGCAATGCGATTGGGGTTTTGAAATTCTATTTTAAAAGCGCTACGCAGGTTAATAAATCACAAAGAATGATTGCAAAAGGATTTTCTCGTTTAATTTCAACTCAAATTGCAGCGCATGAAACTGAGCATCAACGAGAGTTGAACACCCTGATGGAATTGAAGGTTTTGCAAAGTCAAATCAATCCACATTTTCTTTTTAATACCATTAACACCATCACATCGCTCACTCGCACCAATCCAGAAAAAGCTCGAGAGATGCTGAGAGATTTTGCTGGTTTTTACCGAGCTGCGCTTGAGCAAGATGCAGAAACTATTTCGCTTGGGAAAGAGCTTGAAAACACGCGTCGCTATGTTGGATTGCAACAAATGCGTTTTGGTGAAGATCGTCTCATTTATAAAGAAGATGTCGATGAAGAGCTTTTTACTCGCTTTTATCTTCCGCCTTTTTTGTTTCAGCCAATAGTTGAAAATTCAATTCTTCATGCAATGCCGATGCAGGGTCCAATGACGATTAGAATTGTCGCTGAAAAGAAAGATAAAAACCTGCTGATTTGCATTTCCGATGATGGAAAGGGAATGCCACAAGAACTTGCTGACAAGTTGTTTCATTCAACAGAAAAAGACCGGCAATCAGCCGGTCTTGGGATGGCGTTAAAAAATGTAAACAGCCGCGTTGTTGGTTATTTCGGACGACGCGGAAACATAAAAGTTAAAAGCGAAGTTGGCAAAGGCACAACAACCACTTTTATTTTTCCTTTTTCCTTAACTGCCTGA
- a CDS encoding glycosyltransferase: MNPVTIIPTYVSNPRRQDGDQKILTQYDHMTPLNEEGELDRCLKSIAKVDNSGLVIILVVAQAGIEEVALEKIKRTAANNPDVPTMVVGTPQVDLLKRRLEQIGEVEIARKIKLVGYGNVRNVGLILAQAFGFDAVIFIDDDEIIEDPDFFKKAVYGLGKLTPTGIPILVKSGYYINQQGTHFSTWEDAWYNKFWQQGHAFNEWIAGAMGGARLTRSNHVCGGCFAIHKEAFSRMSFDPYIARGEDLDYLLNLRMHGSDVWFDNKWWLRHMPPATKSEGRRFRQDIYRWLYEQAKIEFSWANIDLQKVTAASLMPYPGAMLGKGLKGRIGLTARLRSFGRPDRKEYAAAARAAKRDAVDYAERNCTKYFDHARLWPKMMKAIDSDRVVSSQILSMTTEIPRREIDPGETCEIQLNIG; encoded by the coding sequence ATGAATCCAGTTACAATCATTCCCACCTATGTTTCCAACCCAAGGCGTCAAGATGGGGATCAGAAAATCTTGACTCAATATGATCACATGACGCCTTTAAATGAAGAGGGTGAACTTGATCGCTGTTTAAAGTCGATTGCGAAAGTTGACAACTCAGGTCTTGTAATCATTCTTGTTGTTGCGCAAGCGGGAATTGAAGAAGTAGCGCTCGAAAAAATCAAACGCACTGCTGCTAATAACCCCGATGTCCCTACCATGGTCGTTGGCACACCTCAGGTTGACTTGTTAAAGCGTCGCCTCGAGCAAATTGGAGAGGTTGAAATTGCGCGCAAAATAAAGCTGGTTGGTTATGGAAACGTGCGAAATGTCGGACTCATTTTGGCACAAGCGTTTGGTTTTGATGCTGTTATATTCATCGACGATGATGAAATAATTGAAGATCCTGACTTTTTCAAAAAGGCAGTTTATGGGCTTGGAAAGCTCACACCGACGGGAATACCGATTCTTGTAAAAAGTGGTTATTACATTAATCAGCAAGGCACTCATTTTTCTACATGGGAGGATGCCTGGTATAACAAGTTTTGGCAGCAAGGGCATGCTTTCAATGAATGGATTGCGGGTGCCATGGGTGGAGCTAGGTTAACTCGTTCAAACCATGTTTGTGGCGGCTGCTTTGCAATCCACAAAGAAGCGTTTTCTCGCATGAGCTTTGATCCATACATTGCGCGAGGAGAAGACCTTGACTATCTCTTGAACTTGAGAATGCATGGTTCCGATGTTTGGTTTGATAACAAGTGGTGGCTTCGACACATGCCTCCAGCAACCAAAAGTGAGGGCAGGCGTTTTCGTCAAGACATTTATCGATGGCTTTATGAGCAAGCAAAGATTGAATTTAGCTGGGCTAACATCGATTTGCAGAAGGTGACAGCTGCATCATTGATGCCTTATCCAGGTGCCATGCTTGGAAAAGGACTCAAAGGGCGCATTGGCCTCACAGCTCGATTGAGATCTTTCGGAAGGCCAGACCGCAAAGAGTATGCAGCTGCCGCGCGCGCTGCTAAGCGTGATGCAGTTGATTATGCGGAAAGAAATTGCACAAAATATTTTGACCATGCAAGGCTGTGGCCTAAGATGATGAAAGCAATTGATAGTGACAGAGTTGTGTCATCTCAAATTCTGTCAATGACAACTGAAATTCCGCGACGCGAAATTGACCCTGGTGAAACTTGTGAAATTCAATTAAACATTGGCTAA
- the gatB gene encoding Asp-tRNA(Asn)/Glu-tRNA(Gln) amidotransferase subunit GatB → MKTLEEVLEKWEPVIGLEVHAELTTLKTKMFCGCELSFGDEPNTHTCPVCLGMPGALPVPNKAAIESIVLAGLATNCDIEKHSMFYRKNYVYPDMSKNFQTTQGPVAFCMRGHLELDVDAKNSGERYGVDKMSKGDVCENIVKTDNGYRAHVGITRIHMEEDAGKMIHIGGGEGRIAGATNSLVDYNRAGTPLIELVTEPDLRTPEEARLFMQKLRQIYLAIGISDCSMEKGSLRCDGNISLRKRGTTEFGTKTELKNINSFKSLHDGLYYEILRQAQALEDGEAIRQETRHWDPSAKRTIVMRVKETADDYRLFPEPDLAPFDLSDEYIENVRKKLPELPDQKAKRFEENFGLSEYDARHLIEHRETCKLFEDAIAVAKDANDEFAKGLANIIINDISGWLNADESNDLSTSPFTAKRIADLVYLSTSGRISKAQQKTVFAAILEEDKDPAVIVSEKGLEQVSDTGAIEAVVDKVLAANPDKVEQYRGGKTGLIGFFVGQCMKEMQGKGDPKLINKTLAEKLA, encoded by the coding sequence ATGAAGACGTTGGAAGAAGTTTTAGAAAAGTGGGAGCCAGTCATTGGTCTTGAGGTTCATGCAGAACTCACCACTTTGAAAACAAAGATGTTTTGCGGGTGTGAGCTTTCGTTTGGCGATGAACCAAACACTCACACTTGTCCAGTTTGCCTGGGCATGCCTGGAGCGTTGCCTGTGCCAAACAAAGCTGCGATTGAATCTATTGTTCTCGCTGGATTGGCAACTAATTGCGACATTGAAAAGCACTCAATGTTTTATCGCAAAAACTATGTTTATCCCGACATGTCTAAAAACTTTCAAACAACGCAAGGGCCAGTTGCCTTCTGCATGAGAGGTCATCTTGAACTTGATGTCGATGCAAAAAATTCTGGGGAGCGCTATGGCGTTGACAAAATGAGCAAGGGCGATGTTTGCGAAAACATTGTTAAAACCGACAACGGCTATCGTGCACATGTTGGCATCACCCGAATTCACATGGAAGAAGACGCTGGCAAAATGATTCACATCGGTGGAGGCGAGGGCCGCATTGCTGGCGCCACCAATTCTTTGGTTGACTACAATCGCGCGGGCACACCTCTAATTGAGTTGGTTACAGAGCCTGATCTTCGCACCCCTGAAGAAGCGCGACTATTCATGCAGAAATTGCGACAAATTTATTTGGCTATTGGAATTAGCGATTGCTCTATGGAGAAAGGCTCGCTCAGATGTGACGGGAACATATCATTGCGCAAGCGCGGAACAACGGAGTTTGGAACAAAAACAGAACTCAAAAACATCAATTCATTCAAAAGTTTGCACGACGGTCTTTATTATGAAATTCTTCGTCAAGCGCAGGCTCTTGAAGATGGAGAAGCAATTCGGCAGGAAACTAGACATTGGGACCCAAGCGCTAAGCGAACGATTGTGATGCGCGTCAAAGAAACAGCCGATGACTATCGCCTTTTCCCTGAACCAGACTTGGCGCCTTTTGATTTGAGTGACGAATACATTGAAAATGTGAGAAAGAAGCTTCCGGAATTGCCTGATCAAAAAGCAAAACGCTTTGAGGAGAATTTTGGGCTTTCTGAATATGACGCACGTCATTTGATTGAACATCGTGAAACATGCAAATTGTTTGAAGACGCAATTGCTGTTGCCAAAGATGCAAACGACGAATTTGCAAAGGGTCTCGCTAACATAATCATCAATGACATTTCTGGTTGGTTAAACGCCGATGAATCAAATGACCTCTCGACTTCGCCATTTACTGCAAAGCGAATTGCTGATCTTGTTTACCTTTCCACTTCTGGCAGAATTTCAAAAGCTCAGCAGAAAACAGTGTTTGCGGCGATTCTTGAAGAGGACAAAGATCCTGCAGTTATCGTTTCCGAGAAAGGATTGGAGCAAGTCTCCGACACTGGGGCTATTGAGGCTGTCGTTGATAAAGTACTGGCTGCTAATCCTGATAAAGTGGAACAATATAGAGGCGGGAAAACAGGTCTCATCGGGTTTTTTGTTGGACAGTGCATGAAGGAAATGCAAGGTAAAGGCGACCCTAAGCTCATTAATAAAACTCTTGCAGAAAAGCTAGCCTAG
- the gatA gene encoding Asp-tRNA(Asn)/Glu-tRNA(Gln) amidotransferase subunit GatA gives MYQFNTKTFTAVDYMIHLKERAFRATDIVENTFNVIEELEQKLNCFTEITKEAALNAAKATDDRVKDHTFGEGKTLDGVPVAFKDNMNMLGTFTTCSSQMLKNYKSTYTATCVEDLLEEGALPIGKLNMDEFAFGSSTETSVFGPSKNPHDTSRVPGGSSGGSAAAVAAGYVPIALGSDTGGSIRQPASLCGIIGIKPTYGLVSRYGVVAFGSSLDQVGPFARTMADAALAMNSLCKKDPKDCTSQGSKTDFTTVIDGNVKGMKIGIVKSFLDAEGLTSEVKHKIEETAKVLEEAGAQIIEIELPNAKAAISAYYVLGPCEAFSNLARFDSVRYGYCDEGHADLASQYEASRKAGFGKEARRRIFLGSYLLSAGVYEQYYYPAQQVRTLITNDYKQAFEKVDCILAPASPRTAFKFGEISDPAQMYLSDMFTISINIAGNGGMSFPVGFGEDTNLPIGAQLIAPAFKDENMLRVASALEKHYGPAEIAEVK, from the coding sequence ATGTATCAATTCAACACAAAAACATTTACTGCTGTTGATTACATGATTCATTTAAAGGAGCGAGCTTTTCGCGCAACTGACATTGTGGAAAACACTTTCAATGTGATTGAGGAGCTCGAACAGAAGTTAAATTGTTTCACAGAAATAACAAAAGAAGCAGCTTTAAATGCCGCTAAAGCAACTGATGATCGCGTTAAGGACCACACTTTTGGTGAAGGGAAAACTCTTGATGGCGTGCCTGTCGCTTTTAAAGACAACATGAACATGCTGGGCACATTTACTACCTGCTCTTCACAAATGTTAAAGAACTACAAATCGACCTACACCGCAACATGCGTTGAAGACTTGCTTGAGGAAGGTGCTTTGCCAATTGGCAAACTTAACATGGATGAGTTCGCCTTTGGCTCTTCCACTGAGACTTCTGTGTTTGGGCCGAGCAAAAACCCTCATGACACAAGCCGTGTTCCAGGCGGATCTTCTGGAGGAAGCGCTGCGGCTGTAGCTGCGGGATATGTTCCAATCGCACTTGGCTCTGACACTGGAGGTTCAATTCGTCAACCTGCTTCTCTTTGTGGCATTATTGGAATCAAACCGACATATGGACTTGTTTCTCGCTATGGAGTGGTGGCTTTTGGAAGTTCTCTTGATCAGGTTGGTCCTTTTGCAAGAACGATGGCAGATGCTGCTCTTGCAATGAATTCGCTGTGTAAAAAAGACCCAAAGGATTGCACTTCTCAAGGAAGCAAAACCGACTTCACGACTGTCATTGACGGCAACGTTAAAGGGATGAAAATTGGAATTGTTAAATCATTCCTAGATGCTGAAGGCCTCACTTCTGAGGTAAAACACAAAATTGAGGAAACGGCAAAAGTTTTGGAAGAGGCTGGAGCACAAATTATAGAAATTGAGCTTCCAAACGCAAAAGCTGCAATTTCTGCATACTATGTTTTAGGGCCTTGCGAGGCATTTTCAAACCTTGCGCGTTTCGATTCAGTTAGATATGGCTACTGCGATGAAGGTCATGCTGATCTTGCTTCGCAATATGAAGCCAGCCGCAAAGCAGGCTTTGGTAAGGAAGCGCGTCGAAGGATCTTCTTAGGGTCCTATCTTTTGAGCGCAGGAGTTTATGAGCAATATTACTATCCAGCGCAGCAGGTCCGTACATTAATAACAAATGATTACAAGCAAGCTTTCGAAAAGGTCGACTGCATTTTGGCACCAGCTTCTCCGCGCACTGCTTTTAAGTTTGGAGAAATATCAGATCCAGCTCAAATGTATTTGAGCGATATGTTCACGATTTCTATCAACATTGCGGGCAATGGTGGAATGAGTTTCCCAGTTGGATTTGGGGAGGACACGAATCTTCCAATTGGTGCGCAACTCATAGCACCTGCGTTTAAAGATGAGAACATGTTGCGTGTGGCTTCTGCATTAGAAAAGCATTATGGTCCTGCCGAAATTGCCGAGGTCAAATAG
- the gatC gene encoding Asp-tRNA(Asn)/Glu-tRNA(Gln) amidotransferase subunit GatC — protein MTEHLTQNDMREIAEYTRIGVDDSELEKLTFELNSIIDELEPIRQYDLEGVEPTFHPIGGLSNVDREDVPVEGFSQVEALENAPKTRDGSFLIPSILGEGGDR, from the coding sequence ATGACTGAACATTTGACACAAAATGATATGCGTGAAATTGCAGAGTACACGCGCATTGGAGTTGACGATAGTGAGTTAGAGAAGCTAACTTTCGAGCTCAATTCGATTATCGATGAGCTTGAGCCAATTCGCCAGTATGACCTAGAAGGTGTCGAGCCAACATTTCACCCGATTGGTGGGCTCTCCAATGTTGATCGCGAAGACGTTCCTGTTGAAGGGTTTTCACAAGTTGAGGCTCTTGAGAACGCGCCAAAAACAAGAGACGGTTCATTTTTAATTCCTTCTATTCTTGGTGAGGGAGGAGATCGTTAA
- a CDS encoding lysylphosphatidylglycerol synthase transmembrane domain-containing protein: protein MKKALLIVVGIVAVCALLANVDFFSNFLDTMKTGSFVPLVVSVILMLARHFVQALSYDAAFEAVGKATGIWHNIVLIFSLVFINTFCLFSGATGVAFIIDDAHREGLDAGQATGGALLSQIGYFAAVFVISVTGFITMFVSGHTNTLFVAGGVLLALVLVCLSSLFFFGHFKPRIVYKIFMNLEIIINKILGVFKKSLKPAWGRHIGHSMRNTSNLLAKNPKGAAITIAYASLSAVLNMACLVAIGYAFGFEHVEGLIAAFAVAAISVLLSPTPQGVGVVEAAIIAILSIYGCPIGASTAIALVYRGIMFWIPFAIGAVLLSQSGFFKSEKSETEEQKARDIAWVMGTLVFIVGAVNIFLTFFPSLFTPFTSLTSWIDLSVLFVGVPLVLVSLLLVLCAVGLVMRIRTAWAVTISVLMTVGGWLFLFSGTWQVGFASLFLAGLLFWQREVFDRPFDSIQVKAGNEYEWEAKARHGEELRNRYIKQGDHSASDDKVNNDN from the coding sequence ATGAAAAAGGCCCTTCTCATTGTTGTTGGAATTGTGGCTGTTTGCGCTTTGCTTGCAAATGTCGATTTTTTTTCTAATTTTCTAGACACAATGAAAACGGGTTCTTTTGTTCCCCTCGTAGTTTCTGTCATATTAATGCTCGCGCGTCATTTTGTGCAGGCATTGTCCTATGACGCAGCCTTTGAAGCCGTCGGCAAGGCGACTGGGATTTGGCACAACATCGTGTTAATTTTCTCCCTTGTGTTCATCAACACTTTTTGCCTTTTTAGCGGGGCGACTGGCGTTGCATTTATCATCGACGATGCTCACAGGGAGGGCCTTGATGCTGGTCAGGCGACCGGCGGCGCGCTCTTGTCTCAAATAGGCTATTTCGCAGCCGTTTTTGTGATTTCTGTTACTGGATTCATAACTATGTTTGTTAGTGGGCACACAAACACTTTATTTGTTGCAGGTGGCGTGCTGCTCGCATTAGTGCTTGTTTGTTTGTCGAGCCTTTTCTTTTTTGGGCACTTCAAGCCCCGCATTGTTTACAAAATTTTCATGAATTTGGAAATTATTATTAACAAAATTCTTGGGGTTTTCAAAAAATCACTAAAACCTGCATGGGGTCGTCACATTGGTCACTCAATGCGCAACACAAGCAATCTTTTGGCGAAAAATCCAAAGGGCGCAGCAATTACGATTGCCTATGCATCTCTCTCAGCAGTTCTCAACATGGCTTGTCTTGTTGCAATTGGCTATGCGTTTGGCTTTGAACACGTAGAAGGGCTAATTGCGGCATTTGCGGTTGCAGCAATTTCAGTTCTTTTGAGTCCTACGCCTCAAGGAGTTGGCGTCGTTGAAGCAGCCATCATTGCAATCCTTTCCATTTATGGATGTCCAATTGGTGCATCAACTGCAATTGCTTTGGTTTATCGAGGAATCATGTTTTGGATTCCTTTTGCGATTGGCGCTGTTCTTCTTTCCCAATCGGGCTTTTTCAAATCAGAAAAGTCAGAAACCGAAGAACAGAAAGCGCGCGATATTGCATGGGTTATGGGAACGTTGGTGTTCATTGTTGGTGCCGTAAACATTTTCCTCACGTTCTTCCCAAGTTTGTTTACACCATTTACTTCGTTGACGTCGTGGATTGATTTAAGCGTTTTGTTCGTTGGTGTTCCACTTGTTTTAGTTTCCCTTTTGCTCGTGCTTTGTGCTGTTGGTCTTGTCATGCGAATTCGAACTGCTTGGGCTGTCACAATTTCTGTGCTCATGACAGTTGGAGGCTGGCTATTTCTTTTCTCTGGAACTTGGCAAGTTGGCTTTGCATCACTGTTTCTTGCAGGCCTTTTGTTTTGGCAAAGAGAAGTTTTTGATAGACCTTTCGATTCAATCCAGGTTAAAGCAGGCAATGAGTATGAATGGGAAGCTAAAGCTCGACATGGCGAAGAGTTGCGCAATAGATACATTAAGCAGGGCGACCATTCTGCCAGTGATGATAAAGTTAATAACGACAATTAA
- the thrH gene encoding bifunctional phosphoserine phosphatase/homoserine phosphotransferase ThrH — translation MKLVCLDMENVIWPEIWPEVAKATNVPELSKTTRDYQDTNELYAMRSKFMKENKITLSTIRKVIEQMDPMEGAVDFLNELKSFAQFCILSDTFTQFIEPIRKRLDYPTIICNQLVVDENDMVIGWNMRCDETKLSTVKAFQSVGIDTICSGDSYNDLGMIQASKHGFLFNTTDEIKEKYPQIQTADTYDELLALIKEAWFA, via the coding sequence ATGAAACTTGTTTGTCTAGACATGGAAAATGTAATTTGGCCAGAAATTTGGCCCGAAGTTGCAAAAGCAACCAACGTTCCTGAGCTCTCGAAAACAACACGTGATTATCAAGACACAAATGAGCTTTATGCGATGCGAAGCAAATTCATGAAGGAAAACAAAATCACTCTTTCTACAATTCGTAAAGTCATTGAACAAATGGATCCAATGGAAGGAGCTGTCGATTTCCTAAACGAACTAAAATCATTTGCACAGTTCTGCATTTTGAGTGACACTTTCACACAATTCATCGAGCCAATTCGCAAGAGACTCGACTACCCAACAATCATTTGTAACCAACTTGTCGTTGATGAAAATGACATGGTTATCGGGTGGAACATGCGCTGCGATGAAACTAAACTCTCAACAGTCAAAGCATTTCAAAGCGTCGGCATTGACACTATTTGCTCTGGCGATTCCTACAACGACCTCGGCATGATTCAAGCATCAAAACATGGCTTCCTTTTCAACACAACCGATGAGATTAAGGAAAAATATCCTCAGATACAAACAGCCGACACCTACGATGAACTGCTTGCTCTCATAAAAGAGGCCTGGTTCGCTTAA